GCCGGCACCCCTATGTCCGCCCTTCACCCCAGGCATTTCAGTCAGGGCGCAGGACAGGAATAGAAGCCACCCAGGGGATCAGGAGGGAGGAATGAACCTGGAATTAGGAGTGTGtacggtttttgttttttttttttttatggtggggGATGGCCTGGACATCCCCCGTAGTGGCTGCAGCTTCTCTGCTTCCCCCTCCTGAAAGCCATAGAGTGGAGTCTGGGACTGAGGCTGCTGCAGAGAAGGGTCCCTTTGCCCCTTTCTGCCCCTCTCGCCGGCAGGCCGCGGAGCACCAGTGCCTGCGATTAGCGGCACCCATTTGACACCAGGGCTTGGGTGCCAGGTAGCGTGGGAGATGTAGTGCTCAGAGTTCCAGCCCCCGCCCACAGGCCGCAGGAACACTGTGCCCCTCAACAGGCTGCAAGAGGATCACCCCGCTACAGGCCGCAGGAGGACCACCCCTCCCACAGGCCCCAGGAGGACGCCTGGAAACAGAGGGGGCAGGGTCTAGGTGTTCTCTTCCCCAGGCTCCGGAGCCACAGGGGGGTAAGCAGCCATGTGGGGGCTCATTCCACCAGGGCAGGGTGGGGGCTGAGTGCCGTATGCAGGGAAGCCCTGGGAACACTGCTGGCGGAGGAGCGCTTCGGCAGAGCAGTACTATACAGGCTGTGCTTGAGGAAGGCCCCGCAGCTTGGAAGTGCGGGTGAAATGGCCCCCAAGCCTGCCTCTCTGTGCCACACCGCAGGCCACGCCGGTGTGAGTGGGGGCTCCTTGGCCCCCTCACCCGTAATTCTCCATAGGCACTACTGTGGACGGTCGTGAATGAATAGGGGTTGGGGCTcccgccctccccacccccaagtctCGTTTCATACTTTCTCACAGGAACCTCAGTCGCTCCTGCCTGAGAGCCATCCCTGGGGGATGGTCACTGGAGCCCCATAAAGGCTGCACCAGCAGCACTGTCGTCACTCCCAGGACGATGGCCTGCCTGCTGGCACCCTCTGAAGCAGAGGCCAGTCCTGCCGGAAAACCCCAGCCCCAGAAAATACAGACTCATGATGATGCTGCAGAGTGACAAGTATTTGTGTTTGCCCTAGAAAAGGCTGGGGGCGGGGGAGCTGACATCAGGGGGTGGGAGACATCGGAGGCCTAGGCCAGGGTGCCAGTGTGTGGGGGTGGCGGGAGGCACTCAGAAGTCCCTGCTCCTCGCTGCCTGCCATGTGGTCTGCGGCTCTCAGCTACAGCTTCCTCGTCTGTAAAGTGAGGTAACACAGACTGGGCGACAGAGACGGAGCTGACAGCAGAGGCTGGTGGGTGTCATCACCCTGGAGCGAGGCTTAGGTGAGGAGCTGCCTACTGCCACAGCTCACCCTGCCTGGCCGAATGGCGGGGGGCCCAGAGGTGAAGCCACAGGCAACTACCCACCCACTCTTGCCTTTGTATGTTCATTCTCGTGACCACAGGGGCATTTCCACAGGATCCTGAGGCCTGAGGCTGGCAGGTGACACAAGCCAGTACAGCCATTCCAATTCAAGGGAGAGGGGCTCTGTGTCCCCAAGAAGGGCTGAGGGGCCCCAGGCGCTGAGAGGGACAAAAGAGGAAGTGGCTAAACCCTAGGCTGCAAAGCAGGGCATGAGGAGCCTGTGCCACGAGCTCAAAACCAACAGTTACGTTTTTCATCTCTAAAGTTCTAGATGGTCCTCTGGGTTGTCTTGTCCTCAGAGTTCAGATCCTCTCTTTAGGCTGAACTCATGTTACACTGCCTTACTTGATAGTCTCTGCCGGGGGTCACTGCCACTCTTCAGGGGTGTGGTTCTGAGTTGTGACCCCTTTGGGTGAGGCTGCATGGTGGGAACTCATGATACCTGGAGTGAGGGGGCCTTCCAGAGCAGCACACAAGGCCTTTACTCTCAggtcctggaacctgtgaatcaTGTAAATCAGAGCCCCAAGAAGCAGGCCATTAAGTCTGCCATTGCCCGAGGGTGGGGCGCAGCCCCCTTTCCAGGGGAGGGGGTAGAGGAAGAGAGGAGCCAAGGACTCTAACTGCCTCATTGTGGTGATGACAATGACAATGAAGCTGTCACCAGGGAAAGGACTCAGGGGAGGAGCTGGTGAAGAGGTACGGGTCTCCTCGGGACACGCCAAGTGGAGGGCGGCAGGAATGACAACGGCaggggagaagggaagagtggCGGACGTGGCATGAGCTCAGATGGGTCTGAAGTCCCATCTGTGCCCATTGTTGGCTGTGGGACCTCAGGCAGTGACTTCCTTCTCAGTTTCCTCGCCGTGGGCCCCCTAGACGCTGACAGAGCTCACAGCACACACCCCGCCCCACCCATGGCAGGCAAGGTCCTTCTGGGTTCACAGACGCAGTGGGAGGGAAAGGGTGGGGGGTGCGCCCAGGCCTGGAACACTGTCTGGCCTGCGGGTATCAGCACGGGGCTCTGCGATGGCAGGAGCAGACAGGCTGAGGTGGTGGATGAGGGCCCAGGCAGGGGACAGCCGGGCATCGGCTGGTGAAAAGCTGGTCCCCTAGCATGGAGCGGTGTGAGGAGGGACAGTGGTTGGAGAGGATGTATGGACTTTATGTCCTGGGGGGCCTGGGAAGGGAGGAAGGCTGGGAAGAGCTCTGGCTCAACTCGGAGGGTGGGAGCAAGGCCGGTGGGGCAGCCAGAGTCCAAGTCACAGAGAAAACCCTCTTGGAGCAGAAGAGCAAGACAGCTGAGCGGCAGGAGTCTCGGCCATTTAATAGCACTAAGCTCCTTTATAAGGCAAAGTCAAAGTGAGTCTCACAGAAATgataaatagttaaaaaaaaaaaaaacatttagaaaaagaaaCACTCTGGTCCCCTCGGCAGGTGGGCGGGCTGCAGGCTGACCAAGGGCGGTCTTGGCAGGCTGGATGATGGTAGCAGGCCAGGCAGCTGGCCGGTGGGAGCATCTGGGCTGAACAGCAAGTGGGGTCCATCATCCAGAGCTGGATCAGGGACCCCCCAGGTCTTCTGCCAGGAAGGTCAGCAGGTAGCGGCTGATGTGCCTCTCGATGATGACAGGGGAGAAGCCGAGGACGCGCCGGGCCCCTGGCAGGACCTTGGGGTCTGGAAGGCATGGTGGGAGGGAGGAGACAATGAAGGGAAGCACCAATGTGGGGCCTGCAGGTCACGGCTCCCACTAATGGCGCGAATGTGGTGAAGTCTGCTCTCCCCTCGCCCGAGCCTGAGCAGTACTCGAGGCGTCCGAGAGCGTCCTGCTCATCTGTCCCCAGTGGCACTGCCTAGGGTTCTAGCTGAAACAAGTGACAAGCAAAGCCCCTGGATTCTCCAAAGCTCAAATGTGTCACTCATGTCAGCGTGAAGCCCAACAGTGGCTGATGCTGATGTGCTCACAGCTACCCGAGGGCTTCCTGGGTCACCTGCAAGGGGCTAGGAGGGGCACACCTATCGGTTCCCACATCAACCACACCTGCCAGTCCCCAGGACACATGCACGTGTTCCCTTGTACCCTCAGCAGATTCAAACTCTCCTTCGTAAACAAAAGAGAGGAGGGGGCAGCCCAGCCTGGCCACAAGAAGAGGGTCTACCCCTGGGGCCTGGGAGGCCATTGTGGCAGTCTGCCCATCTAGTGATGGTCTCAGAGTTGGCAGGCCCGAGTCCTCAAGGGCCAAGTGTCCCTAGGTGCATGCAGGCCTCGGGGCCCACCAGAGTCAGGGGTTCCATGTCCGCTCACTGGTGTCCTCGGCTGGGCGATGGGTACAGCTCTGGGATCCCCTGGTGTGTCGGGAGGCCACCTGGAGTGACCCACCTGGAGGGCAGCAGTATATGAGCAGGGCCAATCCCACAGCCACGCTGAGGCAAGCCAGGAAGCCCAGGGGTCCTGGAGAGAAACAGGTGTGAGTGGGTGGCGTCCTGAACTGTGACGGGGCTGTGCTGGCACATGCTCTCTGTATTAGCAGGCAGGCCATCTAGGCGCCAGCAGAGGCCACATCGGACAGCAGGGGAGGCCAGCCGGGGTGGGGTGCCAGGCCCAAGGAGATGCCCGGAGGGCCTGTCAGCGAGCACTTTAGAAGGAATCTGTCCATCAACAGAAAGCCAAGAATGGTGCCTAGAGGAGGAGCTGGTGCCAGGGTAGGGTGCTGggggacacagagagagacagagagacagagagatgtgGGAGGGAGGTGTTACCCCTGTCACTCAGCTCCCATCTCTCCACGCCTGAGTCTAGCTCTGTGCCATCTGAGTTTTCTGAAAACAAAATCATAGAGCAGGTTAGTTGTGGGGTGGGCCAGGGAGGATGGTGGGCCCCGCACCCTCAGCCATCACCCAAGGTGAACATCCAGAGACCTGAGACATGGATGTGAAGTCAGGATGTTGCTGGATACAGGGAGGCAAGGCCAGGTAGCACCAAGCTGTGTCCCCAAGGGTGGGCGGGCATCAGGCACACAGGCAGCTGGGTGGCACCTGCCTTCCTGGACCCGTGGCCTGCCCACATCTGGGGAGTCGCTCTGGGTGGGAGACTGGCCCCCAGCCTCACAGTACCTTCTCCTTCACCCACACCGTAACTGGGAGGGCCATGTGAGAGACCATTGCACCCTGTAGCCACAAAGCACCACAAACACCGCATGCTCAAAGTCCAGCTGCTGTTAACATAACCGCTGCCTTGGCAGCCTGGACTTGGGGGTGCAGGGGAGGGGTCTACTGGTGAGCAACATGCTGGGCCAATTCAAGGGCACCTGGGAGCCAGGACAGGTACTTCACTTTAAGCAGGGGTGCGGCACGGTCACTTCTGTGTTTTGCACTTGACAGCTGGGTAGAGAGACCCCGTTCCCACCACCCAGAACTCAGGACAAAACCAGTCTCCCACCCAGCCCTTGAGGCCACACACCACCCACAGCATGGCCCGGCCCCAGGAGCACCCGCTCCTCTCCTGGGTCTGCACCATGTCAACATGGGCCCCCAGCCTTCAGAGCCCTGAGGAAAACTGGCACACTGGGCGTGTGACCTAAGCGAGCCACCCCTCTCTGTGGGCCCGTGAGGGTGACAGGGCCATCCACCAGGACTATGGGGCAGAGGCCTCAGGACATGTCTGTGGGTGCAGCTCTGGGACCTAGCTACTGCGGGGCTCCCACACCTCCCAGGTGAGGCCTGAAGCCTGAGGGTGCCTGGCCAACAGGAGGGCAACTCTTCCAATAGGCAGTAGCCAAAGGATAGCACACGTGCCCTTGGCCCGGCCTTTCCTGTCTGAGAATTTATGCTACAGAGATCTTCACACAGGATGGGCACGTCACAGAGGAAGGCAGAAGCAGCCCACAGCTCTGACTTGCCACACACACAGAAGACCCCTCACTGCTGACGGCTGCCCGGCTGGAACAGACAGCCAGGCATGTGGGGGCACCGTGCTGGGCAGGCACAGCAAGGGCCAGTGGGGCCCTGGGTGCAGGCACTTACGCAGAGCATGCCGGCTGGGCAGGCAGCTGTACAGGGGCTGGGCGTGGATGTACAGGGCACGGTAGAACTCCTGGCAGTCCCGCTCGCCACTCTGCTGCAGGTGGCTCAAGAGGTTGCAGAGCCGCACACGCAGAGCCGCCTTGGGGTTCCGGAACTGGAGGAGAGGGAAGGTCAAGCCGATGGGGACCGGTGGAGGCTGGGCGGGGTCACCCCCTGTGTCTGTCTCCAGCCTCAGCCTCCTCATGGGGTGGGGACATACCACTTCCAAGGTGTCAGTGACTGCCACAGCCACCTACCCTGCATTCACGGTGCCTGAGCCACCCAACCTACACCCATGGCGCCTGAGCCATCTACCTCCATACTCCCAGTGCCTGAGCCATCTACTCCGTACCCAAGTTTAGGATCATATGCTATCCCCTCCCCACCTGTACCCTGGGGGTGGAAGTCACTGCCCACTCCGTGGACAGGAAACTGAAGCTTGGGGAGGTCATACAGAAAACACTGGGCAGGGACATTATTTCAAGTGgtttgctgtgtggccttggcgAGTTGCCTCACCCCTCTGAGGAGACATGGAAACCTAGATGGTAGGGTTATGACAGGAGTTACTGAGGGGATGATGGCATAAATAAATTTCACTATTTTGCAGTCTATAGGAGTCCAATTCAAGTGCTTAAAAAGTTCATCAGGGGTTGAAGAGAAACGAACAGTCTCTTTGAGTGTGTTTGTGGAACAGAAGCTTGGGCCTGACCACGAGGGCCAGGAGGGTGAGGCGTGCTGCTCTGCCACCTGGTGGCAGCAACCAGTTCCACATGGCTGCATGCAGGCCAGCGTGGGCCAAGATGTGCAGCAACTACAAGCAAAGGGAGGCGTGTAGCAGCAGCCCCTGCCCTGCCAAGGGGTATCTGTGAGAAAAGGAACACATGCTTGCGAGTGGGATGTGTGGGGCAGGGGGCTtcaattttcaaattttttaccATGAATATGTATTAGACTTTCCATTACAATAGTAAAACTTggatatgaggtttttttttttttgtaacttctGCACTACTTTTGTAAGTTAAGGAACTGTCCCCCGTCCCAGGAGCTCTAAGTCCCAGCCCTCAGGATAGCCTGCACATGGCATCCTTACCCCTGCTCTGAGGGAAGACATGGAGGCCTGAAAGAAGAAGGAGGTCACTCAgggcccccagccccaccctgcaGCCCAGAGATAGTCTCCCTCCGGTTGTCAGTGCCCTGGCTGTCGGTGGCCTGGCTGTCTGTGGCCTGGCTGTCCGTGGTCTGCCTGGGAAGGGGCGGGGCTGGAAGGGAGGAGGCAGGTGGCAGTGCTCACCAGCTCCCCCACCAGGGTCCCTGAAGCCTAAGACCCATCAGGCCACAAGGCACTTGCGGGAATATGGGTTCAAAGGTCAGTTCCCTGCATTTCAAGTACACTCTCCAGCCAGGCCAGCTGTGCAGGGTGGGCGGGGCAGACCCAGGAGGGAGAGCAGAGAGCAGGCTGGGCCCTACATCTGCCACGGCTGTAGCCACTCACAGGCACCCTCCCTGCATACAGAGAGGGCTGGGAGGGTGCTCTGTGGCCCATCCTGGCTCTTACACTTGCTAGATGGGCACCCATGGGGAGTGAGCCAGCTCTCACGGCCTCAGCACCTCCTGTCCGATGGGGTGACAATGGAGAGAAGCCAGTCATCATTTGCGCAGGGGGCATATGGCGGGGGACGAGGGGCAGCTCTGGGCAAATGGACTGCCAGCTCTGATGCTGCCTAATCCTGACAACAACCCTGTGAGCACAGAGCACTCACCATGCCATTTCACAGACGGGGAAACAGAGGCTCTGGGAAGGACAAGCCCCGCCTGTCTTgaggaaagaggaaaaggaagggaagCCCAGCGCAGCCCAACCCTGCCCACCCTCACCTCCTCAGCACCTTTTCGGCCTCCTTGTTGGTGAGAATCTGTGGGTAGTAGCGGTTCAGCTGCAGGATGATCTTGTCCACCTGCTGCTCACTCAGGCGCCCGTGGccagtcaggaaaggcgtgtccTGAACCAAGCGGTCACAGTAGGTCTGATCTGAAATCCAGGGGCAGCAAGCATGGGGTGTGAGTGGGCATCAGGGGGAGGGGCAGAGTGGCACGACCCCCCACTCATAAAGACGCCAGGCCTGCTGGCCACAGCAAGGCCCCCACAACCACTGGCCACCTGATCCCCAAGGGAGCATAAGGCTGCAGCACCTTGGAGCAACTCTGACGCCTCAGCCCATGGGGTACCCCGTGTAGCCAGGCACAGTCCCACATCTTCCAACTACTCGCCAAGACTGAAGGGTGGGTGGGTGCAAGGAACCAGCCAGCTCTGCTGCAGGACAGGGTGGAGCCAGGCTGCCAGGTCAGGAAGTGCCGCACCCTTGGCCCTCAATGCTGCCCCAGAGCATTAGCCATAGGAAACAAGCTCCATGGAGCCAAGTGCCCGCTGTCCACAGGGTACCCGTAATGGCACTTGAGAAAAGCTAGGGCCCGGGTGGGGGGGGGCATAGGCTGCCCTGTGCTGGCCTGAGGCCAACTGCACAGCTTCTGACCACAGCCTCCTGGGAGACCACAGACACCATGACAAGGGGCACAGGGGTCTGAGCTGGTGCTCCACTGGGCACTGCGTGTTTGCAAGGCCAAAGCCATATACCTGCCTAGGGGGCTGAGGGAtgcttccctttttcctttctttcaacaTCACCATTTTCCCCATAAgaggggctggaggtggggaggCAGGGTGTATAGGGCCCCCATGATGGCACCAGCACACAGAAGGGGTGCGTCTCCTCACATCCTTACGGCGGCTTCCCAGGTTCCATGCACACAGGCTCCCGGGTGGACATTCAAGTGCCCTGAGTAAAGCGGTTCACCGCAGCTTTCATTCTGCTGGCCTCACTCTTGGCAGAGGCTTAGGACACAGCAAGAGGTCtacatgattttttattttaaaaagcatctCTGAAAGTTGAGAGTTTTCAGTTCAGAATGATTTGGCTAAAACCGTCTCTTCTTGTAGGTGAGAAACAGCAGGAGGAGGATGAACCATTTCTTCTGGGCAAGAAATAAATTCTGCCCTAAGAGTCTGTGATTCATACAAATGTAATGAGACTTAAAAGGTTTAAAATTCATCACACAATATGTGAGCTGCAAAAATGATAACCAGTTTGGGGATGGCACCTCCTGAAAGAATGAGTCAAACTGACAATTCAAGAAtgtaggtatatatatacatatgtacgtgtgtgtgtgtgtgtgtgtgtgtgtaaacgtggttaagaactcggctgctaaccaaaacgttggcagttcaaatccaccagccgctccttggaaaccctacggggcagttctactctgtcctgtagggtcgctgtgagtcggaatcaactcgacagcaatgggtttggctgttTTAGATGAACATACATAGGTCTGGTGAAGAGTATTCTTTTACTACTCTTGTAACTTTTccttaagtttgaaattattttcaaataaagtttttaaaatccTATTTGGACTTCCAGTTTCTGCTCCAGCATGTAAAGAACTTGAGAGTTGTCACCATCACCATAGCAAGAAATAATCTGAACAAACTGAGAACTGAGGTCATAGGGCAAACTGACGCCCTGGAAACTAGAGGTCCGGACAGGCTGACACAGAGGATCGCAGCTCACCAGGAGCAGAGGTCCGGACAGGCTGACACAGAGGATCACAGCTCACCAGGAGCAGAGGTCCGGACAGGCTGACACAGAGGATCACAGCTCACCAGGAGCAGAAGCTGCTGGAACTGGGAACTGAGCTGTAAGCGATTAACTGCTGGACGCTGTGCGGGCTACCTTAGTAAAAACTCCCAGGGGCCTGATCTCAGGGGGTCCCTACACTTTCGAGATTTTTACTTCCAGGTGCCCCATCAGGCTTTCACTGAAGATCTGACAGAAGTTCCTTCTTGTTTTCAGCGGGAGGTGGCATGAGGGAAGTAACCATTTTGAATTATGCCCAGTGCATTCTACTCTCTGCCAGCCCGCAAGGGAAACTACCAGAGCCTAACAGTAAAAGCAGCGCCTAGAGGAAGATTCATGGCACTGAATGCAcgtattagaaaggaagaaagaaccaaaatgaaTCATCTAAGCTTCCACCTTAGgaaactagagaaagaagagtgATATAAACATAAAGCAAGctgaataaaagaaataataagtattaaaacagaaatcaatgaaattaaaaagaagaaaacaacagagaaaaccaACTAAACTAAAAActggtcctttgaaaagatcaatacaaTTGATGAAGGTCTAGAGAGACTAACCAAGATACAAAACAGAGAATACACAAATTACTGACCTCATAAATGGAAAGGGGGGGGGTCATCACTATTGATCCCATggatattaaaaggataataaaggaaTATCATGAACAACTCTCTGCCGCAAATTTAATAACTTTGATGAAATGGACCAATCCTTTGAAAGACACAATTTACCAAAACTCACACAAAGAGACATATACCATCTGAAGAGgcctatatctat
This DNA window, taken from Loxodonta africana isolate mLoxAfr1 chromosome 9, mLoxAfr1.hap2, whole genome shotgun sequence, encodes the following:
- the CARD19 gene encoding caspase recruitment domain-containing protein 19 isoform X3, which produces MCMTVTAPGASRQCQTQAHCCGVDSDSSRRYQTYCDRLVQDTPFLTGHGRLSEQQVDKIILQLNRYYPQILTNKEAEKFRNPKAALRVRLCNLLSHLQQSGERDCQEFYRALYIHAQPLYSCLPSRHALQNSDGTELDSGVERWELSDRGPLGFLACLSVAVGLALLIYCCPPDPKVLPGARRVLGFSPVIIERHISRYLLTFLAEDLGGP
- the CARD19 gene encoding caspase recruitment domain-containing protein 19 isoform X4 gives rise to the protein MTDQTYCDRLVQDTPFLTGHGRLSEQQVDKIILQLNRYYPQILTNKEAEKFRNPKAALRVRLCNLLSHLQQSGERDCQEFYRALYIHAQPLYSCLPSRHALQNSDGTELDSGVERWELSDRGPLGFLACLSVAVGLALLIYCCPPGGSLQVASRHTRGSQSCTHRPAEDTNPKVLPGARRVLGFSPVIIERHISRYLLTFLAEDLGGP
- the CARD19 gene encoding caspase recruitment domain-containing protein 19 isoform X6; the protein is MCMTVTAPGASRQCQTQAHCCGVDSDSSRRYQTYCDRLVQDTPFLTGHGRLSEQQVDKIILQLNRYYPQILTNKEAEKFRNPKAALRVRLCNLLSHLQQSGERDCQEFYRALYIHAQPLYSCLPSRHALRPLGFLACLSVAVGLALLIYCCPPDPKVLPGARRVLGFSPVIIERHISRYLLTFLAEDLGGP
- the CARD19 gene encoding caspase recruitment domain-containing protein 19 isoform X2, whose product is MCMTVTAPGASRQCQTQAHCCGVDSDSSRRYQTYCDRLVQDTPFLTGHGRLSEQQVDKIILQLNRYYPQILTNKEAEKFRNPKAALRVRLCNLLSHLQQSGERDCQEFYRALYIHAQPLYSCLPSRHALRPLGFLACLSVAVGLALLIYCCPPGGSLQVASRHTRGSQSCTHRPAEDTNPKVLPGARRVLGFSPVIIERHISRYLLTFLAEDLGGP
- the CARD19 gene encoding caspase recruitment domain-containing protein 19 isoform X1; this encodes MCMTVTAPGASRQCQTQAHCCGVDSDSSRRYQTYCDRLVQDTPFLTGHGRLSEQQVDKIILQLNRYYPQILTNKEAEKFRNPKAALRVRLCNLLSHLQQSGERDCQEFYRALYIHAQPLYSCLPSRHALQNSDGTELDSGVERWELSDRGPLGFLACLSVAVGLALLIYCCPPGGSLQVASRHTRGSQSCTHRPAEDTNPKVLPGARRVLGFSPVIIERHISRYLLTFLAEDLGGP
- the CARD19 gene encoding caspase recruitment domain-containing protein 19 isoform X5, giving the protein MCMTVTAPGASRQCQTQAHCCGVDSDSSRRYQTYCDRLVQDTPFLTGHGRLSEQQVDKIILQLNRYYPQILTNKEAEKFRNPKAALRVRLCNLLSHLQQSGERDCQEFYRALYIHAQPLYSCLPSRHALQNSDGTELDSGVERWELSDRGPLGFLACLSVAVGLALLIYCCPPGGSLQVASRHTRGSQSCTHRPAEDTSERTWNP